Sequence from the Halobaculum rubrum genome:
CCGGACGATGCTCGTCGGCTACCTCGAACCGATCGCGGCCGCCGGCCTCTCGTTTGCGCTGTTCGGCTACGTACCGACGGACGGCGCCGTGGTCGGCTTCCTTCTCGTGCTCGGCGGCTTCGCGCTCGTCGAGGGGCACGCCCTCCGCGCTGCCGCCGGCGGTGCAGTCGGGCAACTCCGTGCGGCACTCCCGTGAGTGGCCGAGACCAGACTGAGTTCGGACCTTCTTGATCGGGATCGACAGGGCCTCGTGGTCCGTGCTCGACCCGTTGCGTGCGGATGGAGTACTGCCGACGCTCGGCTCACTGTTCGACCGCTTTGCAGTCGGCGATCTGGAGTCACAGCTTCCCCCGTGGTCACCCAGCGCGTGGCCGTCGCTGTACACCGGTGTTAACCCCGGCAATCACGGGGTATTCGACCTCATCAGCTTCGACGGCTACGACTGGGACCTCGTCGACCGCGGCGACGTGCACGAGCACGCGATATGGGAACTGCTGGACCAGCGCGGGCTTCGAAGCGTCGAGGTGAACGTCCAGGTGACCGATCCTCCACGGCCGATCGACGGCGCGCTCGTCCCCGGCTGGACTGTCACGTTCTCCCTCACGACGGTCTCGTTGAACAGCGGCACCCCGACCGTCGTCGACCCTGCCGCACGCCTGTCATTATGCACCACCGCGGTGAACGTGATCACCTCGCGGGCGTCGACCACGGTTGCGCTCGCATCCAACCCGGTGACCGAGACGTTCGGCCGCGGCGGCGTCACGTTCACCAGGAACCGCTCGGTGCGGTCGACCTCGACCGAGTGCACGCCGGAGTCGTCGAACGTCCAGGTGAATCTGACCGTTCGGCTCTGATTCGGTTCGAGGGTGAACTGGCGGGAATCCACCCGTTCGCCGTCGATCTCGAACTCGATCGTCTTCGTCCCGGAGCCGTTTCCGACGTTTCGGACCGACGCCGTCGTGACGAGGGTGTCGCCGGTCACGAGGTCCGTGTCGCTGACGGTCACCGTCACGTTCGTGTACTCCGGCTCGGGGTCCGTCGGGGGCACATCCTCCGCGTCGTCATCGGAGGTATCGCCGGTGGTCTCACCCGACGCACCGCCCGGGCTCCCGCCGGTGGCACCACCGGCAGTCCCTCCCGAGGGCCCACCGGACGAGCCGCCGGTGTTCCCACCCGAGGAGACGACCCGCGTCAGCGAGGGCGGCCACCACGCCAGCGAGTACTCGCGACCGGTCGAAACGCTGGTCGTCAGCTTCGGGACGGAGCCGACGATGCACGGCGTCGACGCGCCGGTGCTCGAGTTGACGCTCTGACGCGGCCGTCCGCGCCGCTCCGTCAGTCGTCGGCCCGCGCCCGTTCGAACCGGTCGGCCGGGAGACGAAGGTCGTCGAGCCCCGGGAGGTGCTTGACGTTGAAGATCACCCGGAGCGTCTCGGAGATCGGACGACCGATACACGAGAGGCGAAAGCCCCGCTCCACCAGGTCATCGGTGAGCACGTTGTCGACGGTGCTGTCGAGTTCCCCCTCGACGACCGCGACGGCGCAGTTCGCACAGGCGCCGCCGCGGCAGGCGAACGGCCACGCGAACCCGCGTTGTTCGGCCGCTTCCAGCAGCGTCTCCCCCGGTTCCGCGAGGAACAGTCCGTAGTCGTCCGGATCGAGGTCGGCACTCGACGCCGCCTCGAAGAGATCGGGATCGTCGATGTCCCACCCGTGGTCGGCGACGACATCGTAGTTCAGATACTCGACGCGGGTGGTCGTCAGCGGTCGGTCACCCGTTTCCCCGCCACGCTCCCCGTCGGTCTGCCCGGTCGGGTCCGACTGTGCGTCGGCACCCGGGCTTGCCGGCGGTGATTCTCCCTGTGGGTCGGCTGCCCCATCGGCTCCCACGTCATCCGGCGCGATAGCGGCCCCCGAGATCACCGCCTCGTACGCTTCCCGAACGCGCTGAAACTCCTCGGCGGATCCGCCTCGGTCCGGGTGGGCCTCCTTCACGCTCCGCCGGTAGGCCCGTTCGATCTCCGTATCGTCGGCGTCGGCGTCGAGCCCCAGTACGTCGTACGGAGAATCCACGAACAGCCGTACGGTCGTGCGGGTTATGGCCCTTTCGTCGGCGACAACTCGGACCCGGCCGCCGACACGGAACCCGAGGTCGACCGCATACCCGTCGACAGCGGGACACTGTGGCTCGGCGACACCGACGACGACGTCGGGTTACTGCTCGACTGGTTCGTCGCCGAGGGGAGCCAGGCGTCGGAGGGCGATCGGATCGCCGAGTTCCAAGTCGAGAGGGTCGACGTGGACGTGCCTGCGCCCGCGACGGGGACGCTCGCGGGCGCGACCGAGGAGCCGGACGACTTGTTCGGGGGTGACCGGTCGGCACGAACCGATCACTCCTCGTACAGCGTTCCGACGCGGTCGACGCCATCGATTTCGTCCAGCACGGCGACGACGGCGGACGGCACCGACGACCGCCACTCGGCCCCTTCGCGGTCGGCGGACCGACCGGCCTCGCCCCCGGGTCCCGGCGGCTCGCGATCCACCGCCCCGGCCTCCGCGGCCATCGCCTCGCGGATCCCGGTCCCGCTCACCGTCCGCTCGGCCTCGATCGTGGTCACCGCCCGACCGTGTTCGCGGAGCCGGTCGGCCTTCACCTCGTGCCAGGGCTCGAGTACCCGCAGGAGGTGCAGCGCGTCCGCCGGCGCGTAGTGTTCCCACAGCTCCGGACGGTTGATCGGGAACGGGAGCACACGGACGGGAACACCCGGATCCGCGGCCGACAGCGCCGCCGTGATCATTCGGTGGCGCTCGTGATAGCGGAAGGGGTTGTTCCGCGGGTCGTCGCGATCGGGGTCGGCGGTCTCGGCGGCGACGTGCCCGGGGTCGGCGTTCGTGATCCCGACGATCAGCTCGTCGCACTCGCCGGCGGCCCACTCGCAGTACGCGAGGTGACCGTCGTGAAACGGCTGAAACCGGCCGTGAACGTGGCCGACTACGGTGTCACGGTCGGTCACCTCGAACCACCGGCCGGCGGCCACCGCGCCGCGGCCTCCACGAGCCGTGCGGACTCGCCGTCGGTCGCGTCGACGATCGGTGCGTCGCCACGGTCCAGTCGCCCGACTCGAACCGGATCGGCGCCCGAAACGTCGCGGAGCAGATCGGCCACCCGCCCGAGCGCGCTCGGGGTCGCGACAGCCGCGAACGGTCCGTTCGTCTCGACGGTCGCGTCGGGGATCGTCCACCCGTCGGCGGCCGCCTCCGCGACGGCGTCGTACACCGGGAGTCGTTCGAGTCGGAGCGATCGACCCTCGCGAGCGGCGAGCCGGCCGATCCCCGCGATCCCCTCCCCCGACACGTCTGTAACGCGGGCGACGTGACGGGCCGGGTCGAACGACTCGCCCGGCTTCGGACGACACGCCGCCAGCGCCTCGGCAACGGGGCGAGTGTCGCGAACGAGTCGGTCGCGCCCCAACTCGCGGAGTCCACGGTCACCGTCGAGCGTGCCGAGAGCGAACGCCGCCAGTCCGCCGAGCGGCCGCGTCACGAGCACCGCACAGTCGTCCGGGAGCGGCGGTTCCTGGGGTTCGACGCATCCGGCGGCGGTGACGCTCGCGCCGAGGAGCCATCCGTCCCCGCCGTGCGTCAGCACCGATGCCCGCAACACCGTCGCATCGGCGGGAAGCCCCGCGCGATACCAGTCGGTCACCTGTGGCGCCGGTGGGTCGACACCCGCGGGCGTAGCGATGACGGGCCGAACGACGCGGTCTGCAGTCGCGCCCGCCGCGGTCACGTCGTTGCAGGCGTTCAGCGCGGCGACCCGTGCCTGTTCGGGCGGTTCGAGGCCTGGAAACGCGTGGACGGCGTCGACGTTGGCTGCGAGGACGCCGTCGGTCGACTGACCCGCCGTCCGTTCGGTCGAGTCGCCGGCGTCGGTCGGTCGGAGGTGTTCCAGCCAGAGGAGCCCGCCCCGCAGTCCGGGGATCTGCACTGCGTGGCCCTTTCCGATGGTCACCGCCGGCCCGTCGAGGCCGGCGTACGCTGTCGCGAGGGCGTCGCCGAACCGCTCGGGGTCCGCGAAGTCGTCGCCGACGAACGCGCACGCGAGCGTCACCACTGGCCCGCTGTCTCCGTCGCCGTCGAACGGGACCGCCGGCCGGTCCTCGCCGAGCGCGACAACGTCGACCGTCCGCTCGACCGCGTCGGAGCCGGTCGCATCCTCGAGGATCGCCGCGTCGGTGGCGGGACCCAGTCGGACGCTCGTCCCGTCGAGTGCGTCGCGGACGCGATCGCGAGCGGGGAACACCACCCTGTCGAGCGGCGTCTTCCCGGCGCAGCCGCACCGCCGCGCGTCGGCTCCGGCGCCGGGTGCGACGGCGGGCCCCCCTGTCGACCGATCGCTGTCGCAGCCGCCGTCGGCGACGACGCGCTCGTGACTCACTCCTCGCGCGGCCACAGGGGCCTCACCTCGCTCGTCGGGTAGTCGCGGACCGCGGGGGTCCGACGCAGTCCGTCGAGCATGACCCGGTCGGCCACCGCGCGAGCAGTCTTCAGCAGCTCCCGGCCCCGAACGTCGCCGAACCCGCCGCGTGCGGCCGGCCGTTCGCCGACCGCGTCGACGTCGTCGGTGCGGACGGGCTCGGCGACCATCGTGACCGGCACCGGCTCGCCCGAGTGCACCACGTCCTCCGTGCTCGGGGTCGTGTGGTCCGCGGTAACTAGTGTAACTAGCTCGGGGTCCTCCAACGCGCGCTCGACCACCGGCGCGAGCGACGCGTCGATCGCCGCCAGCTCGTCGCGCTTCTCCGCGGGACCGGCCGCGTGTGACACCTCGTCGGGCTCCGGGTAGTGGACGTGCACGAACTCGTGATCCGCGAGCGTCTCGAGCGCCCGATCCGCCCGGGCGTCGTACCCGTCCGGCGGCTCGACGTGCGTCATCCCGAGGGTACGCGCGAGTCCGGTCAACACTGGCTTGGGCGTCACACTCGCCGCGTCCAGCCCGTGTCGGTTGCCGAACGACTGGACCCGCGTCGGGGTCGCGGCCCACTTCGAGAGCACCACGTCGGCCGGCCCCGGATCGTCCGCCAGCGCCGACCGGGTCGACCGCGTGTACCTCCGGAGCGCGTCCGCAGTTCGACGGGCTGCCGCCCGATCGGTCGCGTCGTGGGTCGGCTCGCTCGCGACGACCGGCAGCCCGGACTCGAACGGATCCACGTCCGTGACCGCCGCCGACACCACCGTGTCCGCAGTAATCGTCACCCTCCCCCGGTTCTTCCACGTGTATTCGAACTCGACGGAACAGCCGTCGACGACCGGGACGTCGACCTCGGCGACGCCGGGGCGCTCGGCGAGCGCGGGGAACTCGACGGCGTCGCTCGCGAGGTGCCGGTTCGCGACGCGGGTCCCGGTCTCGGGATCGAGCGACGCGAACGACGCCGAGCAGACCACGCTTCCCGCCGGCGGCTCGTGGCCGAACCCCCGCGCCTCGAGCACGCCCCGCCCCGGAACCTCATCGGGGTCGTAGCCGAACAGGCGGGTGTGCGCGAGATCGCTCGACAGCGGGACGCCCGGGTCGGCGACGTGCATCGTGCCGTTGATCCCCGCGGTCGCGAGTCGATCCAGGTTCGGGGTCTCGGCCGCCTCCAGCGGCGTCCGACCGTCCAACTCCGGCGCCGGTCGGTCGGCCGCGCCGTCGAGCAGCAACAGGAGGATCGAGCGGTCCGTCCCGCGCATCAGTCCAGTCCGAGCGTCTTCGCGATGGTGCGTTTCTGCACCTCGGTCGTCCCCGCGGGGATGCGGAGGTTCCGGGCGACCCGGAACACGCGCTCGACGCCGCCGGCGCGCATCAGCCCGTAGCCGCCCAGCACCTGTATCGCGCGGTCGGCCCAGTCGAACAGCCGGTCCTCGGGGTAGTACTTCAGCATCGAGAGCTTCCGGCGCGCGGTCGCCGGCTGGCTGAGGTCGTGGAGGTTCGCCTCCGCGTCGTACGCGCCAAGCAGGGAGGTTCCCATCTCGCGGACGGCGTGGATCTCGGTCGCGGTCTCGACGATCGGCCACTGTACCGCCTGGTTGCTGCCGATGGGTTCGCCGAACGACTCCCGGTCCTTCGCGTAGGTGAGCATCCGATCGAGGAGGTACCGCCCCATCCCGGCACACATTCCGGCCCGGCCGGCCCGCCGCCAGTTCACCCACGACAGCGCCAGCGGGAGGCCGTCGCCGACCTCGCCGACCAACTGGTCGCCGTCGATCCGGCAGTCGCGGAGGTGCACGTCGGAGGTTATGCCGTCCATCATGATGTTCAGGTTCGGCTCGCCGACTTCGAACCCCGGGTTGTCGGTGTCGACGAGGAACATCCCCATCGTCTCGTGGGCCGGCCCCTCGGCGCCGTCGACCTTCGCGAGGATCTGTGCCGTGTCCGCGAACGGGCCGTTCGTGATGTAGCGCTTGTCGCCGTCGAGGACCCAGCCGTCGCCGTCGCGCTCGGCGGTCGTCGAGATGGCCGTCACGTCCGAGCCGGCGCCCGGCTCGGTGATGCCGATGCAGGCCGTCTTTCGCCCCTCGACGAGCGGTCGGAGCCACTCCTCGCGCTGGTCCTCGTCGAGGTGCACCAGGGCGGGCGAGGGGCCCTCGGTCCACGCCATCATCGCGCGGGCGACGCTCGACCCGTGACCCGTTCCGTAGCGGAACACCGCCTCCTGCACGTAGAAGTGCTCGCGGTTCGAGAGGCCGCCACCGCCGACCTCCTCCGGTAGATGGAGCGCGTACAGCCCCTCGTCGGCGCTTCGCTTCCGGATCTCCTCTTGCATCGCCCGCGTCTCGGGCTTCATGAGGCCGTCCTCGTCGAGGTAGTCCAGCGGCCCGCCGACGTGCTCGGCGTGTTCCTCCTCGTACGGGAGGACCTCCTCCTCGATGAACTCGATCACTCGGTCGACGACCGGCTGCACGTCGTCGGGAACGGTGAACTCGCCGGCGAGCGCGTCGTCCTCGGGAAACGTCGTCATACGCTACCGATTCACGGACCGACGAATAAGTGTTGGCTCGACTGGAACCGTTCGCCGGTTCATCGTCCGACAGGCGGCTTTCTCCGCGTCCGATACATCGCGAGCTGCTCCGATGATATCTGCAGAGGAATCGAAGATCGAGGAGTCGGCCTGTCAAATACGGGGGGAACGTACGAACCGCGCCGGATCACTCCAGCGCGAGGATCCGCTGATCGTCGTCACCGACGGCCGCGAAGACGGCACCGTCCGCGACACTCACGCCCGAGACGGATCCGCCATCGTGCGTGTACTGCCACCGCCGCGGGTCGATCCGCGCTCCGCCGACGCCGGTCCCGCCATCGAGTTTGTACGCGAGGATACTGTCCTCCCCGCCGATGTACAGCGTGTCACCGGCGGCCGCGGGAACGCTGCTCGCGGCGTCGCCGAACGTCCAGCGTTCGCGTCCGTCATCGGTACTCAGCGTCGTGAGGCCACCGCCGTCGGCACCATGGACCCCACCCGCGGCACGAACGAGTAGCCCCTGTGCGACCGGTCCCTCCTCCGCGTGCCAGCTCACACGGCCGGCGTGAGCGGCGGTTCGTAGTTTCAGGACTCCCCCGCCGAAGGTCGCGACGTACAGCGAGTTGCCCCGTTCGGCCGTCATCGCGGTGACGCCGCCGGGGACTTTCGTGCGCCAGAGTCCCCGGCCGTCGTACACCATAAACACCTCCCCACCACTCGTCCCTGCGGTTACACCGGCAACGTTCGGAGCGACGAGCCGGGAGATCTCCCCGTACACGGATTTCGTCCACTGGACCGTCCCCGGCGGATCGGAACCCCCTCCCTCGAGTGCCACGTCGAGGAGTGTTCCTTCGATGGTCCCGACGTAGAGTTGGTTCCAGTCGTACCCCGCTACCGGCGGTGCCGAGACCCGACTGTCCGTTTCCACGCGCCATCGAACCTCGCCCGATCCCGCATCGAGCGCGACGAGACCCGATTCCGTTCCCACGTATGCAACCCCGTCGTGAACGGCCGGCGGCTGGTACTGGACGGCCGTGTCTTCCGGCTCCTCGTCCCGGAACCGCCACAGCGACTCGCCGCTGGCCGCATCGAACGCCTCGATACCGTACCACGTCGACTGGAGGACGGTTCCGCCGGCAACGATGGGTTGGCCGATGGGCGTTCCCTTGAGCGAGGCAGTAAAGCGCTCACCGGGCGCTGACCGTGGGACGGCGGCCGAGGGAACGTATCCCGACCGCATGCGATCCGCGCCGAACATCGGCCAGTCCGTGTTCGAGTCCGTCCCCGGCTTCACCGAGGATCCGGCGGTGCTCACGCACCCTGTGAGGGCGCCGACGGTTCCGCCGGCAACTCCGGCGAGTACCGCGCGTCTGGAGGGCATCGTTCCCACGTCCGTACGTGGAACAAGATCTCTTCTGCACCGTACTCCGGTCGGCGTCCACGGCAGACAGTAGAACGCGTTGCCCCCCGATCGTCACTCCGGAAGGTTCGACGGGGCCGACGAATCAGCGACCGGTCCACTCCAGCACGGTCGCCGCCCAGGTGTAGCCGGTGCCGGCCGCGAGACAGAGGACCACGTCGCCGTCGGCGACGCGGCCGCGGTCGAGCCCCTCCGCGAGCGCGAGCGCCTGATCCGCGCTCTGGACGTGACCGTAGTCGTCGAGGTAGTACTGCTCGGCGTCGTCGACCCCGAGTTCGCCGCACAGGTACTCGTGGAACGACCGCTTCATGTGGGTGAGCGCGAGGAAGTCCACGTCGTCGCGCTCGTATCCCGAGTCGGCGAGCGCCTCGTCGGCGACCGAGAGGAACGCCGGCGCGGACACGTCCGCGAGTCGTTCCTTCATGTCCTCCGGGTCCGGGACCGTCAGCGTGTGCTCGCCCGCCTCGATCGTCTCGCGGCTCGGCGGGATCGCCGATCCGCCCGCGGGCATCACTACGTCCCGCGAGAAACTGCCGTCGGTCGTCGCCGCCGACTCGCGGACGACCGCGCGGGTTCGATCGTCTGCCGGGTCGGCCTCCAGCACCGTCGCGGCCGCGCCCGAGCCGAAGTTGAACATGAAGCTCGCGTCCTCGTTGCCGTAGTCGACGAGGTCCTCCTCGCGGCTCGCGGTGACCAACAGCGCGCGGTCGACGTCGCCGACGCGGAGTTGGGCGGCCGTGTGGCGGATCGCGATCGGCGCGCCCGCACACAGGGCGTACGACTCGTGGGCGTAGGCGTCGTCGGCGCCGATGCGCTCGGCCACGTCGGCGGCGGCCGACCAGACGACGTGGTCCTTGTACTCGCTGCCGTGGTACAGGAGGAGGTCGAGGTCGGCGGCGTCGACGCCGGCATCAGCCAGCGCCTCGCGTCCGGCCGCGACGCACATGTCCGAGACGTGGTCGTCGTCGGGCGGGCAGACGCGCTTCTCGCGCATGCCCATCTTCTCGACGACGACCTCCTCGGGGATCTCACTGATCTCGGCGATCTCCTCGCCGGTGAGCACCTCGTCGGGGACGTACGTTCCGAGACCGGTGAGGGCGACGGTCCTACTCACCGAGCCACCTCCGAACCCGCCGCGGGACGGCCGTCGCCAGCGTTCCGCCCATCCGGTCGCGGACGGTACCGAGGAGCCCGTTCGGAACGTACAGCACGAACAGCACGAACAGCAGGCCGACGTACAGCGCGGCGTGCCCGTTCAGGAACGTCTCGATTGCCTCCGCGACCGTGAGCCCGTTGTACAGTTCGGTCGTGAGCGTCGCGTCGCCGACGTTCGCGCGGAGGTACGGCAGCAGTCCGCCGCCGCCGCCCTCCTTCGAGAGGAACTCCCGGACGCCCGCGTTGAACAGCTCGCCGTACAGCGGCCCGGCGAGCGTGCCGAAGCCGCCGATGATCGACACCAGGAGCGCGTCGCCGGCGACGAGGAAGTAGAAGCCGTTCTCGGGCGTCACGGAGCGTCGGAAGCCGACGAACAGCGCGCCAGCTATCCCGGCGAAGAAGCCGGAGGCGACGAACGCCCCGAGCTTGTACGCGTAGGTGTTGTAGCCGATCGCTCGGGCCCGCTCCTCGTTCTCGCGGATCGCGATCAGCGTCCGTCCGAACGGCGAGTGGACGAGCCGCTGCATCGCGAGATAACAGACGAGCACGACCGCGCCGACCGCGTAGAAGGACACCTCGGTCGGCGAGAGGTTGATGAAGCCGAACAGCCCCTCGATCGAGTCGCCGGTCAGTTGCCCGATGGCGACGTTCCACCCGTCGACGCCCGGGACACCGATCCGGAACCCCTCCAGCGTCCCCGTCACCGCAACGCCGTCGCGGGGCGCCGAGGAGACGAAGTCCCAGTTGCGGACGAACACGTACAGCACCTGCGAGAAGCCGAGCGTGATCATCGCGAAGTAGACGCCCGACAGCCGGAACGACACGCTTCCGATGGCCAGCGCCAGCACCGCGGCGGCGACCCCCGCGAACACGAGCAGCAGCATGAACGGCGTCTCCGGGCCGAGGAGGGGCAGTTTCCCGTTTGCCGCGAGCGCGACGACGTACGCGCCGGTCCCGTAGAACGCCGCGTGGCCAAAGGAGAGGTAGCCCGTGTAGCCGCTGATGAAGTCGAACGACATCGCGAACAGTCCGAAGAACAGTACGACGACGAGCGTCTCGATCCGCGGCAACAGCGCCACGGCCTCCGTCGACAGGCCGGAGTTCACGAGCAGCGCGTACACGCCGGGGTACAGCGCGAACGCGAGCACCACGACCAAGTGAACGAGGTGGTCCTCGGCGTACTGCCGGTACCAGACGGTCCCGGTGTCGCCGCCGTACCGCTCGAACGCGGTCGCGGCGTCGCCGCCGACGCTTTCTCCGCCTTCACTGTCGCCGGCGTTCGTCTCGGCCGCGGCTCCGTCGACCGAGCCGTCGTCGGGAGGGCTAATGACCCCCCACCTCCGAGACGCCGTACAGCCCCTGTGGCTTCACGATCAGCGTGATCACGAGCACGAGGAACACGACCATCTCCGGCAGGCCGGTGAAGTCGACGAAGTTCTGGAACCACCACGTCATCGACGAGTCGACGAGGCCGACGATCAGCGCCGCCACGACGGTGCCGCGGAACGTCCCGAGCCCGCCGACGATCACGACGACGAACGCCGGCAGCAGCGTCTCGGCCGCCAGCGGCACCGACGCGCCCCACGCGGGGTCCCACGCCAGCAGCACGCCGGCGGCGCCGGCGATACCGGTACCGAGCGCGAACACGACGGTGAACACGCGGTTCACGTCGACACCCAGCGCCGACAGCATCTCGCTGTCCTCGCTGCCGGCACGCACGAACAGCCCGTAGCGCGTCCGGGTGAGAAACAGGTGGACGCCGACCACGGTCGCGACGCCGAACAGGATCTGGAACAGCTCCAACCCGCTCGCCGAGACGCCGGTGACGCCGATCGAGTCGGCGAGGAACGTCGGCTTCGTTCCGAGCACGTCCTGCCACACGGTCGTCGGCTGCAACCCGTAGAACAGCACGACGATGCGCGCCAGTTCGTCGAGCACCAACGTCACGCCGAAGGTGAGCAGGATCTGATACAGCGGCGGTCGGTCGTAGATCGGCCTGACGAGGCCGACCTCTATCCCACCACCCAGCGCGGCAAGCGCGCCGAAGGCGACGACGACGGCGACGCCGAACGCGAGCAGCCGCCCGACGCCGCCGGTCGACTGCGCGACCGCGGCTACAAGCACCAGCCCGCCGAGATACGCGCCCAGCATGGTCAGCGAGCCGTGGGCGAAGTTGAGCACGCCCATCAGGCCGAACACGAGCGTCAGCCCGGCGGCGATCATGACGTACAGGCTCGCCTTGGCGATCCCGCGGACGATCACGTCCGCGAGCGTCGACGGCGAGAGGAACTCGATCAACGCGTCCGCGAACTGCAGCGGGAGCGCCGGTCCCGCGGGAGCGAGCGACGCCATCGACGCCGGTACCGCGAGGGCGAGACTCGCGCTCATGCCGACAGATACCTCCGGAGTCGCTCGCCGTCGGCGCTGACGGCGTCGGTGTCGCCCTCGTCGACGACGGTGCCGTGATCGAGCACGTAGAACCGGTCGGCGACGTCGAGCGCGAGCGGGAGGTTCTGTTCGACCAGTAGCATCGTCGTGTCGCTTGCCGCCTCGGTCAGCGCCTCCGCGACCGCCTCGACGATGAGCGGCGCCAGCCCCTCGCTGGGCTCGTCGACGAGCAGCAGGTCGTTGTCGCCGACGAGCCCGCGGGCGATCGAGAGCATCTGCTGTTGGCCGCCCGAGAGGTCGCCCGCCTTCGCGTCGCGTCGCTCCCGGAGGTCCGGGAACGTCTCGAAGGCGAGATCCAGCGC
This genomic interval carries:
- the fer gene encoding ferredoxin Fer produces the protein MDSPYDVLGLDADADDTEIERAYRRSVKEAHPDRGGSAEEFQRVREAYEAVISGAAIAPDDVGADGAADPQGESPPASPGADAQSDPTGQTDGERGGETGDRPLTTTRVEYLNYDVVADHGWDIDDPDLFEAASSADLDPDDYGLFLAEPGETLLEAAEQRGFAWPFACRGGACANCAVAVVEGELDSTVDNVLTDDLVERGFRLSCIGRPISETLRVIFNVKHLPGLDDLRLPADRFERARADD
- a CDS encoding adenylyltransferase/cytidyltransferase family protein, whose product is MTDRDTVVGHVHGRFQPFHDGHLAYCEWAAGECDELIVGITNADPGHVAAETADPDRDDPRNNPFRYHERHRMITAALSAADPGVPVRVLPFPINRPELWEHYAPADALHLLRVLEPWHEVKADRLREHGRAVTTIEAERTVSGTGIREAMAAEAGAVDREPPGPGGEAGRSADREGAEWRSSVPSAVVAVLDEIDGVDRVGTLYEE
- a CDS encoding acyl-CoA dehydrogenase family protein gives rise to the protein MTTFPEDDALAGEFTVPDDVQPVVDRVIEFIEEEVLPYEEEHAEHVGGPLDYLDEDGLMKPETRAMQEEIRKRSADEGLYALHLPEEVGGGGLSNREHFYVQEAVFRYGTGHGSSVARAMMAWTEGPSPALVHLDEDQREEWLRPLVEGRKTACIGITEPGAGSDVTAISTTAERDGDGWVLDGDKRYITNGPFADTAQILAKVDGAEGPAHETMGMFLVDTDNPGFEVGEPNLNIMMDGITSDVHLRDCRIDGDQLVGEVGDGLPLALSWVNWRRAGRAGMCAGMGRYLLDRMLTYAKDRESFGEPIGSNQAVQWPIVETATEIHAVREMGTSLLGAYDAEANLHDLSQPATARRKLSMLKYYPEDRLFDWADRAIQVLGGYGLMRAGGVERVFRVARNLRIPAGTTEVQKRTIAKTLGLD
- a CDS encoding PQQ-binding-like beta-propeller repeat protein, which gives rise to MPSRRAVLAGVAGGTVGALTGCVSTAGSSVKPGTDSNTDWPMFGADRMRSGYVPSAAVPRSAPGERFTASLKGTPIGQPIVAGGTVLQSTWYGIEAFDAASGESLWRFRDEEPEDTAVQYQPPAVHDGVAYVGTESGLVALDAGSGEVRWRVETDSRVSAPPVAGYDWNQLYVGTIEGTLLDVALEGGGSDPPGTVQWTKSVYGEISRLVAPNVAGVTAGTSGGEVFMVYDGRGLWRTKVPGGVTAMTAERGNSLYVATFGGGVLKLRTAAHAGRVSWHAEEGPVAQGLLVRAAGGVHGADGGGLTTLSTDDGRERWTFGDAASSVPAAAGDTLYIGGEDSILAYKLDGGTGVGGARIDPRRWQYTHDGGSVSGVSVADGAVFAAVGDDDQRILALE
- a CDS encoding 3-oxoacyl-ACP synthase — its product is MSRTVALTGLGTYVPDEVLTGEEIAEISEIPEEVVVEKMGMREKRVCPPDDDHVSDMCVAAGREALADAGVDAADLDLLLYHGSEYKDHVVWSAAADVAERIGADDAYAHESYALCAGAPIAIRHTAAQLRVGDVDRALLVTASREEDLVDYGNEDASFMFNFGSGAAATVLEADPADDRTRAVVRESAATTDGSFSRDVVMPAGGSAIPPSRETIEAGEHTLTVPDPEDMKERLADVSAPAFLSVADEALADSGYERDDVDFLALTHMKRSFHEYLCGELGVDDAEQYYLDDYGHVQSADQALALAEGLDRGRVADGDVVLCLAAGTGYTWAATVLEWTGR
- a CDS encoding branched-chain amino acid ABC transporter permease; translation: MYALLVNSGLSTEAVALLPRIETLVVVLFFGLFAMSFDFISGYTGYLSFGHAAFYGTGAYVVALAANGKLPLLGPETPFMLLLVFAGVAAAVLALAIGSVSFRLSGVYFAMITLGFSQVLYVFVRNWDFVSSAPRDGVAVTGTLEGFRIGVPGVDGWNVAIGQLTGDSIEGLFGFINLSPTEVSFYAVGAVVLVCYLAMQRLVHSPFGRTLIAIRENEERARAIGYNTYAYKLGAFVASGFFAGIAGALFVGFRRSVTPENGFYFLVAGDALLVSIIGGFGTLAGPLYGELFNAGVREFLSKEGGGGGLLPYLRANVGDATLTTELYNGLTVAEAIETFLNGHAALYVGLLFVLFVLYVPNGLLGTVRDRMGGTLATAVPRRVRRWLGE
- a CDS encoding branched-chain amino acid ABC transporter permease, yielding MASLAPAGPALPLQFADALIEFLSPSTLADVIVRGIAKASLYVMIAAGLTLVFGLMGVLNFAHGSLTMLGAYLGGLVLVAAVAQSTGGVGRLLAFGVAVVVAFGALAALGGGIEVGLVRPIYDRPPLYQILLTFGVTLVLDELARIVVLFYGLQPTTVWQDVLGTKPTFLADSIGVTGVSASGLELFQILFGVATVVGVHLFLTRTRYGLFVRAGSEDSEMLSALGVDVNRVFTVVFALGTGIAGAAGVLLAWDPAWGASVPLAAETLLPAFVVVIVGGLGTFRGTVVAALIVGLVDSSMTWWFQNFVDFTGLPEMVVFLVLVITLIVKPQGLYGVSEVGGH
- a CDS encoding ABC transporter ATP-binding protein, coding for MSLSGVETYYGDSHVLEGVDLDVYEGEVVALMGRNGVGKTTTLRSVLQLTPPREGSIRYRGEELVGRETHEVADRGLGWIPEDRRMFGQLTVEENVRVAVPDADDGDAALDLAFETFPDLRERRDAKAGDLSGGQQQMLSIARGLVGDNDLLLVDEPSEGLAPLIVEAVAEALTEAASDTTMLLVEQNLPLALDVADRFYVLDHGTVVDEGDTDAVSADGERLRRYLSA